Proteins found in one Neomonachus schauinslandi chromosome 1, ASM220157v2, whole genome shotgun sequence genomic segment:
- the NR2F6 gene encoding nuclear receptor subfamily 2 group F member 6 isoform X2: protein MAMVTGGWGGPGSGGGDTNGVDKAGGYPRAAEEDSASPPGAASDAEPGDEERPGLQVDCVVCGDKSSGKHYGVFTCEGCKSFFKRSIRRNLSYTCRSNRDCQIDQHHRNQCQYCRLKKCFRVGMRKEAVQRGRIPHSLPGAVAASSGSPPGSALAAAGGDLFPGQPVSELIAQLLRAEPYPAAAGRFGAGAAGAFGAGAGAAGAVLGIDNVCELAARLLFSTVEWARHAPFFPELPVADQVALLRLSWSELFVLNAAQAALPLHTAAPMAAERAVAFMDQVRAFQEQVDKLGRLQVDSAEYGCLKAIALFTPDACGLSDPAHVESLQEKAQVALTEYVRAQYPSQPQRFGRLLLRLPALRAVPASLISQLFFMRLVGKTPIETLIRDMLLSGSTFNWPYGSGQ from the exons ATGGCCATGGTGACCGGCGGCTGGGGCGGCcccggcagcggcggcggcgacACGAACGGCGTGGACAAGGCGGGCGGCTACCCGCGCGCGGCCGAGGAAGACTCGGCCTCACCCCCGGGCGCCGCCAGCGACGCTGAGCCGGGCGACGAAGAGCGGCCGGGGCTGCAGGTGGACTGCGTGGTGTGCGGGGACAAGTCGAGCGGCAAGCACTACGGCGTCTTCACCTGCGAGGGCTGCAAGAGCTTCTTCAAGCGGAGCATCCGCCGCAACCTCAGCTACACCTGCCG GTCCAACCGTGACTGCCAGATTGACCAGCATCACCGGAACCAGTGCCAATACTGTCGCCTGAAGAAGTGCTTCCGGGTGGGCATGAGGAAGGAGG CGGTGCAGCGCGGCCGCATCCCGCACTCGCTGCCCGGCGCCGTGGCCGCCTCCTCGGGCAGCCCCCCGGGCTCGGCGCTGGCGGCCGCGGGCGGAGACCTTTTCCCGGGCCAGCCGGTGTCGGAGCTGATCGCGCAGCTGCTGCGCGCCGAGCCCTACCCCGCGGCGGCCGGGCGCTTCGGGGCGGGCGCGGCGGGCGCGTTCGGCGCGGGGGCCGGCGCGGCGGGCGCGGTGCTGGGCATCGACAACGTGTGCGAGCTGGCGGCGCGGCTGCTCTTCAGCACCGTGGAGTGGGCGCGCCACGCGCCCTTCTTCCCCGAGCTGCCCGTGGCCGACCAGGTGGCGCTGCTGCGCCTCAGCTGGAGCGAGCTCTTCGTGCTGAACGCGGCGCAGGCGGCGCTGCCCCTGCACACGGCG GCGCCCATGGCCGCCGAGCGCGCCGTGGCCTTCATGGACCAGGTGCGCGCCTTCCAGGAGCAGGTGGACAAGCTGGGCCGCCTGCAGGTCGACTCGGCCGAGTACGGCTGCCTCAAGGCCATCGCGCTCTTCACGCCGG ATGCCTGTGGCCTCTCAGACCCAGCACACGTGGAAAGCCTGCAGGAGAAGGCGCAGGTGGCCCTCACAGAGTATGTGCGGGCTCAGTACCCGTCCCAGCCCCAGCGCTTCGGACGGTTGCTGCTTCGGCTCCCAGCCCTGCGCGCTGTCCCCGCCTCCCTCATCTCCCAGCTGTTCTTCATGCGCCTGGTGGGCAAGACACCCATCGAGACGCTGATCCGAGACATGCTGCTGTCAGGAAGTACCTTCAACTGGCCCTATGGCTCAGGCCAGTGA
- the NR2F6 gene encoding nuclear receptor subfamily 2 group F member 6 isoform X1 gives MAMVTGGWGGPGSGGGDTNGVDKAGGYPRAAEEDSASPPGAASDAEPGDEERPGLQVDCVVCGDKSSGKHYGVFTCEGCKSFFKRSIRRNLSYTCRSNRDCQIDQHHRNQCQYCRLKKCFRVGMRKEAVQRGRIPHSLPGAVAASSGSPPGSALAAAGGDLFPGQPVSELIAQLLRAEPYPAAAGRFGAGAAGAFGAGAGAAGAVLGIDNVCELAARLLFSTVEWARHAPFFPELPVADQVALLRLSWSELFVLNAAQAALPLHTAPLLAAAGLHAAPMAAERAVAFMDQVRAFQEQVDKLGRLQVDSAEYGCLKAIALFTPDACGLSDPAHVESLQEKAQVALTEYVRAQYPSQPQRFGRLLLRLPALRAVPASLISQLFFMRLVGKTPIETLIRDMLLSGSTFNWPYGSGQ, from the exons ATGGCCATGGTGACCGGCGGCTGGGGCGGCcccggcagcggcggcggcgacACGAACGGCGTGGACAAGGCGGGCGGCTACCCGCGCGCGGCCGAGGAAGACTCGGCCTCACCCCCGGGCGCCGCCAGCGACGCTGAGCCGGGCGACGAAGAGCGGCCGGGGCTGCAGGTGGACTGCGTGGTGTGCGGGGACAAGTCGAGCGGCAAGCACTACGGCGTCTTCACCTGCGAGGGCTGCAAGAGCTTCTTCAAGCGGAGCATCCGCCGCAACCTCAGCTACACCTGCCG GTCCAACCGTGACTGCCAGATTGACCAGCATCACCGGAACCAGTGCCAATACTGTCGCCTGAAGAAGTGCTTCCGGGTGGGCATGAGGAAGGAGG CGGTGCAGCGCGGCCGCATCCCGCACTCGCTGCCCGGCGCCGTGGCCGCCTCCTCGGGCAGCCCCCCGGGCTCGGCGCTGGCGGCCGCGGGCGGAGACCTTTTCCCGGGCCAGCCGGTGTCGGAGCTGATCGCGCAGCTGCTGCGCGCCGAGCCCTACCCCGCGGCGGCCGGGCGCTTCGGGGCGGGCGCGGCGGGCGCGTTCGGCGCGGGGGCCGGCGCGGCGGGCGCGGTGCTGGGCATCGACAACGTGTGCGAGCTGGCGGCGCGGCTGCTCTTCAGCACCGTGGAGTGGGCGCGCCACGCGCCCTTCTTCCCCGAGCTGCCCGTGGCCGACCAGGTGGCGCTGCTGCGCCTCAGCTGGAGCGAGCTCTTCGTGCTGAACGCGGCGCAGGCGGCGCTGCCCCTGCACACGGCGCCGCTGCTGGCCGCCGCCGGCCTACACGCCGCGCCCATGGCCGCCGAGCGCGCCGTGGCCTTCATGGACCAGGTGCGCGCCTTCCAGGAGCAGGTGGACAAGCTGGGCCGCCTGCAGGTCGACTCGGCCGAGTACGGCTGCCTCAAGGCCATCGCGCTCTTCACGCCGG ATGCCTGTGGCCTCTCAGACCCAGCACACGTGGAAAGCCTGCAGGAGAAGGCGCAGGTGGCCCTCACAGAGTATGTGCGGGCTCAGTACCCGTCCCAGCCCCAGCGCTTCGGACGGTTGCTGCTTCGGCTCCCAGCCCTGCGCGCTGTCCCCGCCTCCCTCATCTCCCAGCTGTTCTTCATGCGCCTGGTGGGCAAGACACCCATCGAGACGCTGATCCGAGACATGCTGCTGTCAGGAAGTACCTTCAACTGGCCCTATGGCTCAGGCCAGTGA
- the OCEL1 gene encoding occludin/ELL domain-containing protein 1, translated as MHNTDSGASPGADPGSESRTLGQAARRPPPPRGGHGAPRRTRPLPRGCPSGASLRPMPTRESSKTRGYRGDLQTRPPGPGPPRLVPPGPETSAPRALREGQPGAHSARPKKIVFEDELPSRALLSTRKPIEAIPRGHMPRAHPVPDYELKYPQVSSERERSRYAAVFQDQYTEFVELQQEVGSALAKLQQLETLLNSLPRPRSQKEAQVAARVWREFEKKQTDPSFLDKQARCHYLKGKLRHLKMQIQKFDEQGDFEGSVYF; from the exons ATGCACAACACTGACTCAGGCGCCTCTCCGGGAGCGGACCCAGGCTCGGAGAGCCGGACGCTGGGACAG GCGGCCCGCCGACCTCCCCCGCCACGCGGGGGCCACGGCGCCCCCCGCAGGACCCGCCCGCTGCCCCGGGGATGCCCGAGCGGCGCCTCCCTGAGGCCGATGCCCACCCGGGAGTCCTCAAAGACCCGCGGCTACCGGGGGGACCTGCAGACCCGCCCGCCTGGCCCTGGGCCCCCG CGGTTGGTGCCTCCAGGCCCGGAAACCAGCGCCCCCCGCGCTTTGCGCGAGGGTCAACCAGGAGCGCACAGCGCAAGGCCCAAGAAGATTGTATTTGAGGATGAGCTGCCCTCCCGGGCCCTCTTGAGCACCAGGAAGCCTATTGAAGCCATCCCCAGGGGGCATATGCCAAGGGCCCACCCAGTGCCCGACTATGAGCT TAAGTACCCACAAGTGAGCAGTGAGAGGGAACGGAGCCGCTATGCTGCAGTGTTCCAGGACCAGTACACAGAGTTCGTGGAGCTCCAGCAGGAGGTGGGCTCTGCACTGGCAAAGCTCCAGCAGCTGGagaccttgctgaactcactgCCCAGGCCGCGAAGCCAG AAGGAAGCCCAAGTTGCCGCCCGTGTCTGGAGGGAATTTGAGAAGAAGCAGACG GACCCCAGCTTCCTGGACAAGCAGGCTCGCTGCCACTACCTGAAGGGCAAATTGAGGCACCTCAAGATGCAGATCCAGAAGTTCGATGAGCAAGGAGACTTCGAGGGCTCTGTGTACTTCTGA
- the USE1 gene encoding vesicle transport protein USE1 → MRALPPFSKMAPAEGAGYRRGMMAASRLELNLVRLLCRCEAMAAEKRDPDEWRLEKYVGALEDMLQALKAQASKPASEVINEYSRKVDFLKGMLQAEKLTSASEKALANQFLAPGRVPTTARERVPATKTVHLQSRARYTSEMRSELLGTDSAGEPQLDVRKRTGVTGPRPGDEKQSAAELDLVLQRHQNLQEKLAEEMLGLARSLKTNTLAAQSVIKKDNQTLSHSLKMADQNLEKLKTESERLEQHTQKSVNWLLWAMLIIVCFIFISMILFIRIMPKLK, encoded by the exons ATGAGGGCACTTCCGCCCTTCTCCAAGATGGCGCCGGCGGAAGGGGCAGGGTACCGCCGAGGGATGATGGCAGCGTCGAGGCTGGAACTGAACCTGGTGCGGTTGCTGTGCCGCTGCGAGGCGATGGCAGCGGAGAAGCGGGACCCGGACGAGTGGCGTCTGGAGAAG TACGTGGGAGCCCTCGAGGACATGCTGCAGGCCCTGAAAGCCCAGGCAAG CAAACCAGCCTCCGAGGTGATCAATGAATATTCCCGCAAGGTCGATTTCCTGAAGGGGATGCTGCAGGCAGAGAAGCTG ACCTCCGCCTCAGAGAAGGCCCTAGCCAACCAGTTTCTGGCCCCTGGCCGTGTACCAACCACAGCCAGGGAGCGGGTGCCTGCCACCAAGACGGTGCATCTGCAGTCGCGGGCTCGGTACACCAGCGAAATGAGGAGTGAGCTGCTAGGCACG GACTCTGCTGGAG AGCCCCAGCTGGATGTGAGGAAGAGAAC CGGGGTGACAGGGCCCAGACCAGGGGATGAGAAACAGTCGGCAGCCGAGCTGGACCTCGTCCTGCAGCGACATCAGAACCTCCAGGAGAAGCTCGCGGAGGAGATGCTAGGCCTGGCCCGGAGCCTCAAGACCAACACACTGGCCGCCCAGAGCGTCATTAAGAAGGACAACCAG ACCCTGTCACACTCCCTCAAGATGGCTGACCAGAACCTGGAGAAGCTGAAGACAGAATCCGAGCGGCTGGAGCAGCACACACAGAAGTCTGTCAACTGGCTGCTCTGGGCCATGCTTATCATCGTCTGCTTCATCTTCATCAGCATGATCCTTTTCATCCGCATCATGCCCAAACTCAAATAA